The following are encoded together in the Chaetodon auriga isolate fChaAug3 chromosome 4, fChaAug3.hap1, whole genome shotgun sequence genome:
- the LOC143320021 gene encoding elongation factor 1-alpha 1 — translation MGKEKLHINIVVIGHVDSGKSTTTGHLIYKCGGIDKRTIEKFEKEAAEMGKGSFKYAWVLDKLKAERERGITIDISLWKFETSKYYVTIIDAPGHRDFIKNMITGTSQADCAVLIVAAGVGEFEAGISKNGQTREHALLAYTLGVKQLIVGINKMDSTEPNYSQKRYEEIVKEVSTYIKKIGYNPDTVAFVPISGWNGDNMLEPSPNMTWFKGWKINRKDGNASGTTLLEALDAIQPPTRPTDKPLRLPLQDVYKIGGIGTVPVGRVETGILKPGMVVTFAPVNVTTEVKSVEMHHEALTEALPGDNVGFNVKNVSVKDIRRGNVAGDSRNDPPQEAASFTSQVIILNHPGQISAGYAPVLDCHTAHIACKFAELKEKIDRRSGKKLEDNPKSLKSGDAAIVDMIPGKPMCVESFSEYPPLGRFAVRDMRQTVAVGVIKGVEKKAPTSGKITKSAQKAQKVK, via the exons ATGGGGAAGGAGAAGCTCCACATAAACATTGTGGTAATAGGACATGTCGACTCAGGCAAGTCCACCACCACCGGCCACCTGATCTACAAGTGTGGTGGTATTGACAAGAGAACCATTGAGAAGTTTGAGAAGGAAGCTGCTGAG ATGGGAAAGGGTTCCTTCAAATATGCCTGGGTTTTGGACAAGCTGAAAGCAGAGCGTGAGCGTGGCATCACCATTGACATCTCTCTTTGGAAGTTTGAGACCAGCAAGTACTACGTCACCATCATTGATGCTCCGGGACACAGGGACTTCATCAAGAACATGATCACTGGGACTTCTCAG GctgactgtgctgtgctgatCGTGGCTGCAGGCGTGGGGGAGTTTGAAGCCGGCATCTCAAAGAACGGCCAGACTCGTGAACATGCCCTCCTTGCCTACACCTTGGGAGTGAAACAGCTCATTGTGGGCATCAACAAGATGGATTCCACTGAGCCCAACTACAGCCAGAAGCGCTACGAAGAGATTGTGAAGGAAGTCAGCACTTACATCAAGAAAATTGGTTATAACCCTGACACTGTGGCCTTCGTGCCCATCTCTGGCTGGAATGGAGACAACATGCTGGAACCCAGCCCCAAT atgacctgGTTCAAGGGCTGGAAGATCAACCGTAAAGACGGTAATGCCTCAGGCACCACACTGCTGGAGGCTCTGGATGCCATCCAGCCTCCCACACGTCCCACTGACAAGCCCCTCCGCCTGCCTCTGCAGGATGTCTACAAGATTGGAG GCATTGGGACCGTACCAGTGGGCAGAGTGGAGACAGGAATACTAAAACCTGGTATGGTGGTGACCTTTGCCCCTGTCAATGTAACCACTGAGGTCAAGTCTGTGGAGATGCACCATGAGGCTCTGACTGAGGCGCTGCCTGGTGACAATGTGGGCTTTAACGTCAAGAATGTGTCTGTCAAGGACATTCGCCGTGGGAACGTGGCTGGAGACAGCAGGAACGACCCACCACAGGAGGCAGCCAGCTTCACCTCTCAG GTGATTATCCTGAACCACCCTGGTCAGATCAGTGCTGGCTACGCCCCTGTGCTGGACTGCCACACTGCGCACATCGCATGCAAGTTTGCAGAGCTCAAGGAAAAGATTGACCGTCGCTCTGGGAAAAAGCTCGAAGACAACCCCAAGTCCCTGAAGTCTGGAGATGCTGCTATTGTGGACATGATCCCAGGCAAGCCCATGTGTGTGGAGAGCTTCTCTGAGTATCCACCACTCG GGAGGTTTGCGGTCCGTGACATGCGTCAGACCGTGGCAGTGGGAGTAATTAAAGGTGTGGAAAAGAAAGCCCCCACCAGTGGTAAGATAACCAAGTCTGCACAGAAAGCACAGAAGGTCAAATGA